From one Leifsonia sp. Root1293 genomic stretch:
- a CDS encoding ATP-dependent DNA ligase, with product MLLQELVTTTDAVTATRSRLAKVEALAELLRRLEPDEIAPAVGFLVGKPRQGRVGVGWRGMEAAMGSPADEASLTVADLDAALDRLLALSGSGSAGARADALRSLTSRATADEQHLISRVLLGEVRTGALEGVLTDAVARASDRPIGSVRRAAMLSGDLGETTRLALTGTAEELDSVGLIVGRPVLPMLAGTAASAAAALESTGEASVEFKLDGARIQVHRSGDVIRVFTRNLADITHRLPDVVDVVRRMPVHDVILDGETLALDEDGVPRPFQETMSTFGADAARTTVLRPWFFDVLHLDGRDLLDEPLAVRIAELERIAPANRIPGEITSDPDVAERVSREALAAGHEGVVVKAIGSTYAAGRRGSSWIKVKPVHTYDLVVLACEWGSGRRTGLLSNLHLGAIDPTGEFGEPGGFVMVGKTFKGLTDALLRWQTERFQEIEVRRTAGTVWVEPITVVEIAIDGVQRSSRYPGSIALRFARVKRYRDDKTATDADTIQTLRAMLRE from the coding sequence GTGCTGCTCCAGGAGCTTGTGACGACGACGGATGCCGTGACTGCGACGCGCTCGCGGCTGGCCAAGGTGGAGGCGCTCGCCGAGTTGCTGCGTCGTCTCGAGCCGGACGAGATCGCACCGGCCGTCGGGTTCCTCGTCGGCAAGCCCCGCCAGGGTCGTGTCGGCGTCGGCTGGCGTGGCATGGAGGCGGCCATGGGCTCACCGGCCGACGAGGCGTCGCTCACCGTCGCCGATCTCGACGCAGCGCTCGATCGCCTGCTCGCTCTGTCGGGTTCCGGCTCTGCTGGCGCCCGTGCCGACGCCCTGCGCTCGCTCACGAGCCGTGCGACGGCGGACGAGCAGCACCTCATCTCTCGCGTGCTGCTCGGCGAGGTGCGCACTGGCGCGCTCGAGGGCGTGCTCACCGACGCCGTCGCCCGGGCGTCCGACCGGCCGATCGGGAGCGTGCGGCGCGCAGCGATGCTCTCGGGCGATCTCGGCGAGACCACTCGACTGGCGCTCACCGGCACAGCCGAGGAGCTCGATTCCGTCGGCCTCATCGTGGGGCGGCCTGTTCTGCCCATGCTGGCCGGAACGGCTGCCAGCGCCGCGGCGGCACTCGAATCCACGGGGGAGGCCTCCGTCGAATTCAAGCTCGACGGCGCCCGCATCCAGGTGCACCGCTCCGGCGACGTCATCAGGGTGTTCACCCGCAATCTCGCCGACATCACGCACCGCCTCCCCGACGTCGTCGACGTCGTGCGCCGGATGCCGGTCCACGACGTCATCCTCGATGGCGAGACGCTGGCCCTCGACGAGGACGGCGTTCCACGGCCGTTCCAGGAGACCATGTCGACGTTCGGTGCCGATGCCGCTCGCACGACGGTGCTGCGGCCCTGGTTCTTCGACGTGCTTCATCTCGACGGGCGCGACCTGCTCGACGAACCCCTGGCCGTGCGCATCGCCGAGCTCGAGCGCATCGCACCCGCCAATCGCATCCCGGGGGAGATCACGAGCGATCCCGATGTCGCCGAGCGGGTGTCGCGCGAGGCTCTCGCCGCCGGGCACGAGGGCGTCGTCGTGAAGGCCATCGGGTCGACGTACGCCGCCGGCCGACGCGGATCGAGCTGGATCAAGGTCAAGCCGGTGCACACCTACGACCTCGTCGTGCTGGCGTGCGAATGGGGATCAGGCCGCCGCACCGGCCTCCTGTCGAACCTTCACCTCGGGGCCATCGACCCCACCGGCGAGTTCGGCGAGCCCGGCGGCTTCGTGATGGTGGGCAAGACCTTCAAGGGCCTCACCGATGCGCTGCTGCGCTGGCAGACCGAGCGGTTCCAGGAGATCGAGGTGCGTCGCACCGCCGGCACGGTCTGGGTCGAGCCCATCACCGTCGTCGAGATCGCCATCGACGGCGTGCAGCGTTCGAGCCGGTACCCCGGCAGCATCGCGCTGCGGTTCGCGCGGGTCAAGCGCTATCGAGACGACAAGACGGCGACGGATGCCGACACCATCCAGACGCTGAGGGCGATGCTCCGTGAGTAG
- a CDS encoding DNA glycosylase AlkZ-like family protein gives MEPHRLSRTDARRIAVRAQMLDAQRPTDLVDLVRHLSLLQIDPTAAIAPNADLVAWSRLGSAYRPEHLTRALEHDRSLVEFEVLIRPVEDLALFRPGMASYPIYERGREWFEQNASFRRDVLDRLREAGPLASREIADTSTVPWPSSGWKNDRNVTQMLEYLVSRGEIAVSARRGRERIFDLAERVYPSGGETIPADEAISIRNERRLASLGIARAKTTTFPMEPGDVGTAGEPAVVEGVPGEWRVDAGQLARLGEPFAGRTALLSPFDRLVHNRQRTLELFGFEYTLEMYKPAAARRWGYFALPILHDDALVGKLDARADRKAGVLTVAAVHEDVPFPKRIRSAVDAEIASLASWLGLTLRR, from the coding sequence ATGGAGCCGCACCGCCTCAGTCGTACCGATGCGCGCCGCATCGCGGTGCGCGCGCAGATGCTGGACGCCCAGCGCCCGACCGACCTGGTCGACCTGGTTCGCCACCTCTCGCTGCTGCAGATCGACCCGACAGCGGCCATCGCCCCGAACGCCGACCTCGTCGCCTGGAGCCGCCTCGGCAGCGCGTATCGCCCGGAACACCTCACGCGCGCGCTCGAGCATGACCGCAGCCTCGTCGAATTCGAGGTGCTCATCCGCCCCGTCGAGGACCTCGCGCTGTTCCGGCCGGGCATGGCGTCGTATCCGATCTACGAGCGCGGCCGTGAGTGGTTCGAGCAGAACGCCTCCTTCCGCCGCGACGTGCTCGATCGCCTGCGCGAGGCCGGCCCGCTCGCGTCTCGCGAGATCGCCGACACCTCGACGGTTCCCTGGCCGTCATCGGGGTGGAAGAACGACCGCAATGTGACGCAGATGCTCGAGTACCTCGTCTCCCGGGGCGAGATCGCCGTCTCCGCCCGCCGCGGACGCGAGCGCATCTTCGACCTGGCCGAGCGCGTCTACCCGTCAGGGGGCGAGACCATCCCGGCCGACGAGGCCATCAGCATCCGCAACGAGCGTCGGCTGGCGTCTCTGGGCATCGCGCGCGCGAAGACCACGACGTTCCCCATGGAGCCGGGCGACGTCGGGACCGCCGGCGAACCCGCCGTGGTCGAGGGCGTTCCCGGCGAATGGCGCGTCGATGCCGGCCAGCTCGCGCGGCTCGGCGAGCCATTCGCCGGCCGCACGGCCCTGCTCTCGCCGTTCGACAGGCTCGTGCACAACCGCCAGCGCACCCTCGAGCTGTTCGGCTTCGAGTACACCCTCGAGATGTACAAACCGGCCGCGGCCAGGCGCTGGGGCTACTTCGCGCTGCCGATCCTGCACGACGACGCTCTCGTGGGGAAGCTCGACGCCAGGGCCGACCGCAAGGCGGGCGTGCTCACCGTCGCGGCCGTGCACGAGGACGTGCCGTTTCCGAAGCGGATTCGGTCGGCCGTCGACGCCGAGATCGCGAGCCTCGCCTCGTGGCTGGGGCTCACGCTGCGCCGCTGA
- a CDS encoding LLM class flavin-dependent oxidoreductase, whose translation MSSESTTPSAEIPQRQIRFNAFDMNCVAHQSSGMWRHPQDQSYRYKEIGYWTELARLLERGTFDGIFIADVLGTYDVYAGSNEAAIRHGAQVPVADPLLLVSAMAAATEHLGFGVTAGTAYEHPYPFARRMSTLDHLTNGRVGWNVVTGYLPSAARNMGHDDQLEHDDRYDHADEYLEVLYKLWEGSWEDDAVVRDRETGVFTDPSKVHEIGHRGKHFTVPGIHISEPSPQRSPVIYQAGASPRGIGFAAANAEAIFVAAPTKEVLKSTVARIRDALEAAGRDRYAARIYTLLTIITDATPEAAQAKYQDYLSYASEEGALVFMSGWMGIDLSQYDLDEPVGNVKSNAIRSVIANYEESAKNGEVFTVRDIARGGAIGGLGPTIVGSGEEIADTLQEWVDYTDVDGFNLAYAITPGTFEDVIEFVVPVLRERGAYPTEYVEGTLRQKLHGRGDRLPAEHRGAGYRVGAGVTA comes from the coding sequence ATGTCCTCAGAGTCGACAACACCGAGCGCCGAGATCCCCCAGCGCCAGATCCGCTTCAACGCCTTCGACATGAACTGCGTCGCCCACCAGAGTTCGGGCATGTGGCGGCATCCGCAGGACCAGTCCTACCGCTACAAGGAGATCGGCTACTGGACCGAACTCGCCAGGCTGCTGGAGCGCGGGACCTTCGACGGCATCTTCATCGCCGACGTGCTCGGAACCTACGACGTCTACGCCGGGAGCAACGAGGCGGCCATCCGCCACGGCGCCCAGGTACCGGTGGCGGATCCGCTGCTGCTGGTCTCGGCGATGGCCGCTGCGACCGAGCACCTCGGCTTCGGAGTGACGGCCGGTACCGCCTACGAGCATCCGTACCCCTTCGCCAGGCGCATGTCGACGCTCGACCACCTGACGAACGGCCGCGTGGGCTGGAACGTCGTGACCGGGTACCTGCCCAGCGCCGCCCGCAACATGGGGCACGACGACCAGCTCGAGCACGACGACCGCTACGACCACGCCGACGAGTACCTCGAGGTGCTCTACAAGCTGTGGGAGGGCTCGTGGGAGGACGACGCCGTGGTGCGCGACCGCGAGACCGGCGTCTTCACCGACCCGTCGAAGGTGCACGAGATCGGCCACAGGGGCAAGCACTTCACCGTGCCCGGCATCCACATCTCGGAGCCGTCGCCCCAGCGCTCCCCCGTCATCTACCAGGCCGGCGCCTCTCCGCGCGGCATCGGGTTCGCCGCGGCGAACGCCGAGGCCATCTTCGTGGCCGCGCCGACCAAGGAGGTGCTGAAGTCGACGGTGGCACGCATCCGCGATGCTCTGGAGGCTGCCGGGCGCGACCGCTATGCCGCACGCATCTACACCCTTCTCACGATCATCACGGATGCCACCCCCGAGGCCGCGCAGGCGAAGTACCAGGACTACCTGTCCTACGCCAGCGAGGAGGGCGCCCTCGTCTTCATGTCGGGATGGATGGGCATCGACCTGTCGCAGTACGACCTCGACGAGCCTGTCGGCAACGTGAAGTCGAACGCCATCCGCTCGGTCATCGCGAACTACGAGGAGTCGGCGAAGAACGGCGAGGTGTTCACCGTGCGCGACATCGCCCGCGGCGGCGCCATCGGCGGCCTCGGACCGACGATCGTCGGGTCGGGTGAGGAGATCGCCGACACCCTGCAGGAGTGGGTGGACTACACGGACGTCGACGGCTTCAACCTCGCCTACGCCATCACCCCGGGCACCTTCGAGGACGTGATCGAGTTCGTCGTGCCGGTGCTCCGGGAACGCGGCGCCTATCCGACCGAGTACGTGGAGGGCACCCTGCGGCAGAAGCTGCACGGCCGCGGCGATCGCCTGCCGGCCGAGCACCGCGGCGCCGGATACCGCGTGGGGGCCGGCGTCACGGCATGA
- a CDS encoding ROK family protein, which produces MAREAMIDASTASMGSRSLLRRMNSLGVLRAVMAEPQTLRGLASSSGLSRTAVDAVVSDLTAMGWLTASDSTIVRGVGRPAMTYSMPQGVGCLLSVDIGANHIFAVLTDLTGEVLGQLAESVSEADDADERIAAALRVCDRLLADHELDRSSPWIVTIGSPGAIADGRVMHFGGTGMPGWVGLDLRARFASKFRGAVLVEGDVPLGAHAELAFGAARGRSDVVYVLCGRRTSAAAIVNGRVHRGVHGAAGTVGEMPELKWAELNELYGQGVLSSPRPSREQIFALARSGDAAAIAAMEEFADDLATGAAAMTLAIDPELLVVGGGSAPGADVFLPRFELTLGRLCPLPPEVIASSLGSEAVAMGGVSLAARYLETILEEAVRTRSSFPAPEDARQLVHGA; this is translated from the coding sequence ATGGCTCGAGAAGCGATGATCGACGCGTCGACGGCATCGATGGGAAGCCGCTCGCTGCTCCGCCGGATGAACTCGCTCGGAGTGCTGCGGGCTGTCATGGCCGAGCCGCAGACCCTGCGCGGGCTGGCGTCGTCGTCGGGTCTGTCCCGCACGGCGGTCGATGCCGTCGTCTCCGATCTCACGGCCATGGGGTGGCTGACGGCATCCGATAGCACGATCGTGCGCGGAGTCGGTCGCCCCGCGATGACCTACTCGATGCCGCAGGGCGTCGGGTGTCTCCTCTCGGTCGACATCGGCGCGAACCACATCTTCGCGGTGCTCACCGACCTGACCGGCGAGGTACTCGGGCAGCTCGCCGAATCCGTGTCCGAAGCGGATGACGCCGACGAACGCATCGCCGCAGCCCTGCGGGTCTGCGACCGACTGCTCGCCGATCACGAACTCGATCGCAGTTCCCCCTGGATCGTGACGATCGGCTCTCCGGGCGCCATCGCCGACGGGCGGGTGATGCACTTCGGTGGCACCGGAATGCCCGGATGGGTCGGGCTCGATCTGCGCGCCAGGTTCGCCTCGAAGTTCCGAGGGGCCGTCCTGGTGGAGGGCGACGTTCCTCTCGGCGCCCACGCCGAGCTGGCTTTCGGCGCTGCCCGGGGCCGCAGTGACGTCGTGTACGTCCTCTGCGGGCGACGCACGAGCGCGGCGGCCATCGTGAACGGCCGCGTCCACCGAGGAGTGCACGGTGCGGCTGGAACCGTCGGCGAGATGCCGGAACTCAAGTGGGCCGAGCTCAACGAGCTCTATGGTCAGGGTGTGTTGAGCTCCCCGCGCCCGTCCCGCGAGCAGATCTTCGCTCTGGCGCGATCGGGCGATGCCGCCGCGATCGCGGCCATGGAGGAGTTCGCCGACGACCTCGCCACCGGCGCCGCTGCCATGACGCTGGCCATCGATCCCGAGCTGCTGGTGGTCGGCGGCGGAAGCGCGCCCGGAGCCGACGTCTTCCTTCCTCGGTTCGAACTCACCCTCGGTCGCCTCTGCCCCCTGCCTCCGGAGGTCATCGCGTCGAGCCTCGGCTCAGAGGCCGTCGCCATGGGCGGCGTCAGCCTGGCGGCCCGCTACCTCGAGACGATCCTGGAGGAGGCCGTGCGAACCCGGTCGTCGTTCCCCGCCCCCGAGGACGCGCGGCAGCTCGTCCACGGGGCCTAG
- a CDS encoding carbohydrate ABC transporter permease: protein MTDVRLRTAQGSSARPAARGKRKRGDGRIALFFIAPVLVGFAVFYLYPTIRGFWWSFTDYSLLAEPEFIGLKNYVDVLADAEFWNSMGVTFYYVVLNVVSQTLIALVLAALMHRLTRSVALRTTLLLPWLVPNVTVGLVWLWLLDTNLGFVNRTLDSMGLDKIGFFTDPVFVIPTISMINTWAFVGYTALLFYAGMLQIPQETYEAAAIDGAGEFRTFTRITLPLLRPILALVLVVSLIGSFQIFDTVAVTTKGGPVNASRVIYYYIYQQAFTYFNMGYAATMAILLVLILAVLTFVQLRLLRASESQLA, encoded by the coding sequence ATGACAGACGTACGGCTGCGCACGGCACAAGGCAGCTCAGCGCGGCCAGCGGCTCGAGGCAAGCGGAAGCGCGGAGATGGGCGGATCGCCCTGTTCTTCATCGCGCCAGTCCTCGTCGGCTTCGCCGTCTTCTACCTCTATCCGACGATCCGGGGATTCTGGTGGTCCTTCACCGACTACAGCCTGCTCGCTGAGCCCGAGTTCATCGGTCTCAAGAACTACGTCGACGTGCTCGCCGACGCCGAATTCTGGAACTCGATGGGCGTCACCTTCTACTACGTGGTGCTGAACGTCGTGTCGCAGACGCTGATCGCACTGGTGCTCGCCGCTCTCATGCACAGGCTGACTCGATCCGTCGCCCTCCGCACCACCCTGCTGCTGCCCTGGCTCGTCCCCAACGTGACGGTCGGACTCGTCTGGCTGTGGCTGCTCGATACGAACCTCGGATTCGTCAACCGCACGTTGGACTCGATGGGGCTGGACAAGATCGGCTTCTTCACCGACCCCGTCTTCGTGATCCCCACCATCTCGATGATCAACACCTGGGCCTTCGTGGGATACACGGCACTCCTGTTCTACGCCGGGATGCTCCAGATCCCTCAGGAGACCTATGAGGCGGCAGCGATCGACGGTGCTGGCGAGTTCCGTACCTTCACCCGGATCACCCTGCCGTTGCTGCGGCCCATCCTCGCCCTGGTGCTCGTCGTGTCGCTGATCGGGTCGTTCCAGATCTTCGACACCGTCGCCGTGACGACGAAGGGCGGCCCGGTGAATGCGTCCCGGGTCATCTACTACTACATCTACCAACAGGCGTTCACCTACTTCAACATGGGCTACGCGGCGACGATGGCGATCCTGCTCGTGCTGATCCTGGCGGTACTCACCTTCGTCCAACTGCGCCTGTTGCGCGCCTCCGAATCCCAGCTCGCCTAG
- a CDS encoding carbohydrate ABC transporter permease, translating into MTTTATLTPVTLDDAPQAPRPPQIRTGRSFSLARIVGWAVLLLALLLTLFPFYWMVKSALTPAADMVTDAGNLWPTNPTAVNFARVLGLLSPEEIREAGGSGASINFAIYLWNSVVYCALIGFFQTLFCAMGGYAFARLHFRFRELLFSILIAALMVPGIFTLLPNFVLVRDLGLLNNMWGMVAPSLLMTPFAIFFLRQFFLNIPRDVEEAAMLDGAGKIRIFWRVVLPMAQGPLITIGLITVVWSWKDYLWPLLIGRDEAVRTVTVALGVYLQQSPNTQPDWTGLMAASTLSVIPVAVLLIFLGRRIVESLNFTGIK; encoded by the coding sequence ATGACCACGACAGCCACCCTGACTCCCGTCACGCTCGACGACGCGCCCCAGGCTCCTCGCCCGCCGCAGATCCGCACTGGGCGGAGCTTCTCCCTCGCCCGCATCGTCGGATGGGCCGTGCTCCTCCTGGCGCTTCTGCTGACCCTCTTCCCCTTCTACTGGATGGTGAAGTCGGCGCTCACCCCGGCCGCCGACATGGTCACCGACGCGGGAAACCTCTGGCCGACGAACCCGACGGCGGTGAACTTCGCGCGAGTGCTCGGACTGCTCTCTCCTGAGGAGATCCGCGAGGCCGGCGGAAGCGGCGCATCGATCAACTTCGCCATCTACCTCTGGAACTCCGTCGTCTACTGCGCGCTCATCGGTTTCTTCCAGACGTTGTTCTGCGCCATGGGCGGTTACGCATTCGCGCGGCTCCACTTCCGCTTCCGCGAACTGCTGTTCAGCATCCTCATCGCAGCCCTGATGGTGCCCGGCATCTTCACCCTGCTGCCGAACTTCGTGCTCGTTCGTGACCTGGGCCTGCTCAACAACATGTGGGGCATGGTCGCACCCAGCCTGCTCATGACGCCATTCGCCATCTTCTTCCTGCGCCAGTTCTTCCTCAACATCCCGCGCGACGTCGAGGAGGCGGCCATGCTCGACGGCGCCGGCAAGATCCGCATCTTCTGGCGAGTGGTGCTGCCGATGGCCCAGGGGCCGCTGATCACGATCGGGCTCATCACCGTCGTGTGGTCCTGGAAGGACTACCTCTGGCCGCTGCTCATCGGCCGAGACGAGGCCGTGCGCACCGTCACGGTCGCCCTCGGCGTCTACCTGCAGCAGTCGCCCAACACGCAACCCGACTGGACCGGCCTCATGGCCGCATCCACGCTGTCGGTCATCCCGGTGGCCGTGCTGCTCATCTTCCTCGGCCGACGGATCGTCGAGTCGCTCAACTTCACAGGCATCAAGTGA